The DNA window GGTACATCGGCTATGCAGAACTCTTCCATCTGCTCAAACACCACGACGCCTATACCGCCTTGCCGCGCAAAGTCTCTAATGATATTCTGCGCCAACTGGATAAGAATTGGCGAGCCTTCTTTGCGGCCTGTGAGGCGTACCGGGAAGACCCAGGCACGTTCACCGGACGCCCGAAACTGCCCAAATACAAGGACAAGACGAAGGGCCGCTTCCTGCTGATCTATGATAGGCAGGCCATTTCGCGCCGGGCGTTGGCGCGTGGGATACTCGCCCCCTCTGGCCTTGCCATCGAAGTGCAGACCGCCCACAAAGCCGTTAAGCAGGCACGCATCGTGCCACGTATCGGGTTCTCTGTGGTGGAAATCGTGTATGAGCAGGCGGAAGCTGCCCCCTCTGGTAATCCTGCCCTGTATGCTGCTGTTGACCTCGGAGTAGATACGCTGGCCGCGTTAACCTCAAACAAAGGGGGCTTTGTCCCACACCTTGTTAACGGGCGCGTCCTGAAAAGCTACAACCAGTTCTACAACAAGCGCCGGGCTGAGTTGCAAGAGGCATTAGGATACGTTGGCACGACAGCACGCATGGAACGCTTGACGACGAAGCGGACGCGCCGCATCAATCACTATCTGCACGCTGCCAGCAAGACGATCATCTCGCTACTGGTGAGCGAGGGCATCGGCACGCTGGTCATTGGCAAAAATCTGCTCTGGAAACAGGAGATAGAGTTAGGGCGCGTCAACAACCAGCATTTTGTCCAGATACCGCACGCTCGCTTCATCAAGATGCTGCGCTACAAAGCGGAACTGGTAGGCATTGCCGTGAAGGTGCAGGAAGAGAGCTACACCTCCAAAGCATCCTTCCTTGACCTGGACCCGCTGCCGGTCTACGACCCGAAGCAGGAAAATAACCATGTCTTCAGTGGCAAGCGGGTTGAGCGCGGGTTGTATCGGGCCAAGAATGGGCGGCGCATTCACGCCGATGTGAACGGCAGCTACAACATTGGCCGAAAAGCATTCCCCAATTCCTTCGGGCAGGGGATAGAGGCCGTCAGAGCAGTACGGCCAGTAGGATTACCGATCTCTACGGTTGTCCAGCCTTGTGCGCTGGATAGAGCGGCAATCCTACCAACCAGAGCATAGCTGTCTATGCTTTGTGATACTGTGAAAGTGATCTTGCAACCCGGATGCCAACGAGAAACAAGAAGGGTAACGGTCTTTATAAGCGCAGAGGGCGTCTGGAATTCCAGACGCCCTCTGCGCGCGACCCGCGACGGAAGGAAAAGCTGTGCTATGCGGAGACTTTGGAGAGCGGGCCAGCGTCATCGGAGAAGTTGCTGGTGTTGAGTACCTGGATGCCAGCGTGCTGCTCGCCATTGAACGGTGTCACGACGGGCGAGGTCTTGCCAGGCTCGCAGCCGAGGTTGAATGGGACGGCGGGGTCATTGAACCAGAGACCCAGGTGGAACTGATGGGTGGCCTTGAAGGTGGTGGTGGGGCCGCCCTGTGAGACGGAGAAGGTCTCTTCGTTGAAGATGCCGCGCACGCTGACGCTGCCATTGCCTTCGTGGTTGGTTTCCAGGTCGCTCTGATACCAGGCGATACCAAAGGGCGCGTGTGGAAGCTCGGTGACGAAGAGGTCATAGCCGGTGTTGGGCGCGAGGCCGTTGACGGTGATGGTCATTTCCTCGTTCAATTCGCCCCTGGTGATTCTGGCTGACCCTGATGCGTGAGGCAGGCAGGTGGTGATTGCCGCAGAAGAAGGTACCAGAGAAAACTTAAAGCCGCTTTTTTGTGGGTTTACTTCGGTGGTGGTGGGCGCTGGATTCGAGCCGCAGGCCGCCAGGGCTACGAGGGCCAGGATCAGCAAAGGCGATCCCTTGAGCCAGGTACGGAAGAACTTTAACATAGGTTTTTCCCTTTCTTGCAGAACTTCTTCATGTGCGGTTAAGAGGTTATTTGGATACATTCAACAGGCAGTGGAGTGACGCTGGTAGCAACGGCGTTTTCCCGTCATTTGCCGCGCGACCCGCTGTGTTGATTGTTCTGGGGAGAGGATACCTGAAAAGCGGCGCGTTCTCATCCGCAGGATGCTGTATATTATGGGCGGCGATCCTGGTTGTCCATGAGCCGAGGTGTGTCGGACGATATGGGTAATCTTCTGTAGATGAGGAGCGCCGCATCGAAACAGAGAGGCTTTGATTTATGAACGCACCTACCGCTCTCCCGCTTGAAGAGATTCGCGCCGCGCGGGGGCGCATTGCCAGCGCGGTTATTCGCACGCCGCTTGTTCGCCTGAACGTGGAGGATGCTGAAATCTATCTGAAGCTGGAGAATCTGCAACCGATTGGTTCGTTTAAGCTGCGCGGGGCGAGCAACGCGCTGCTGCTGGCGTCGAGGGAAGAGTTGGCGGGAGGGGTATGGACGGCGAGCGCGGGGAATATGGCGCAGGGGGTGGCCTGGCAGGCGCGGCGGATGGGGCTGGCGTGTTCGATTGTGGTCCCCGATCACGCGCCAGAGGCGAAGCTGGAGGCGATTCGACGGCTGGGGGGAAGGATTATCAAGGTTCCGTTTGCGGAGTGGTTCGAGGTATTGAGGACGCGGCGCTTCGCGGGGATGAATGGGCTGTTTGTGCATCCGGTGAGCGATGCGGGGGTGATGGCGGGCAATGGGACGATTGGCCTGGAGATTCTGGAGGATATGCCGGATGTGGATGCGGTGCTTGTTCCCTTCGGCGGGGGCGGTCTGAGCAGCGGTATTGCTTCGGCGCTGCGGGCGCTGAGGCCGCAGACGCGCGTCTATGCCTGCGAGGCGGAACCATCGGCGGCGCTGGCGGCGGCGCTGGCGGCGGGCGGGCCGAAGAAGATTGAGTATCAGGCCAGCTTTGTGGATGGGATCGGCAGCCCGTTTGTGTTGGAGGAGATGTGGCCGCTGGTGAGCAGGCTGCTGGATGGTTCGCTGGTGGCGACGCTGGAGGAGATTGCGGGGGCGGTGAAGCTGCTGGCCGAGCGCAACCATGTGATTGCCGAGGGGGCGGGGGCAGTGTCGGTGGCGGCGGCGCTGGCGGGCAAGGCGGGCGAGGGGAAGGTTGTCTGCGTGGTTTCGGGCGGCAATATTGATACGGCGAAGCTGGTGAAGATTCTTCAGGGGGCTATGCCCTAGCATGCTAAGCAACTGACCCTTTTAGGGATGAAAGGAGTGGCGCGATGTTTTCCTCTGCAAGACACATTTTTCTTCCGTTCTGCGCTCTTGCTCTGTTCGTTTCGGCTCTGGCCGGATGTTCCCCGCAGGCGGCAGGCGTTGGGGACGCGGGGCAGGCTTCTGACAGGGGCTATGCGCTGACACGCTGCACAGGGCAGCAAGCCGTCCCGACCAGGACAGGAACGCCACCAGCCTCTCAACCGGCTGTGTATGCTGGTTCGGTTGGGGGCAAGCTGTATGCGTTCTCCCCGGATACGGGGGCTGTGCGCTGGTGTAATCGTATTATGGTCACGGGGACGTTTCCGTGTCCGCGAAGTTGTCCTCCCCCGCCCGTTGCGGTGATTGGTACACCATTAGGTGCGCAGGGCGTCGTCTTTGTGTGCGTCTCCGGCTATGGAGGATATACGTATGCGTTCAATGCGAGGGATGGGTCGCTGCGCTGGCTGCGCAAGACTGATTGCGAGGTTGTTTCGATTCCATTTGTTGATTACGCGCTGCCGATAGAAGCTGATGGCGTGCTGTACACTGGGGCGTATGCGCTCGACGCGCAAGACGGCAAGATGCTCTGGCGTCTTCCGATGGAGGAGTCCTTCGGAGCCGTCGTCAATGGGGTGATCTATGCTTACTCGCAGGGGGCTGTGTATGCGTTCGACGCGAAGGATAGGTCACTGCGCTGGAGTTATACGCTGGATGATACGATTGGGAACGTGCCAACGGTGGCGGATGGCAGCGTGTATGTTGGCGACATCAACGGTAACGGCCCCTCTGGGATGACACCAGGATTGCCGGATACTTACGCGCTCGATGCGGCAACGGGAGCACTGCGCTGGCGCTACGAGAGCGGGATGGTGGGAGGCTCTGCGGTGGTTGCTAATGGGGTGGTCTATATCAGCGGCTTCCCTTGCGCCCTCTACGCGCTTGACGCGGCGCGAGGGAAGCTGCGCTGGCGTTACCAGGCGGATACGTGCAGTAGTTCGACCCCGATAGTCATCAATGGCGTCGTCTACTTTACAGCAGATGGCGCGTATGCGTTTGACGCGAGCGATGGGACGGTGCGCTGGCATACGGGGCTGGGGGCGAATCAGGGGAACAGGTTTACCTCACCGACGGTGATGAACGGGGCGCTGTACCTGGGAAAAATTGATGGGTCAGGGTACAGCACGCTGTACGCACTGGACGCCAGTACGGGAGCGGAACTCTGGCATGAGGAAGGCATCAACCAGCTTTCTCCGTCACAGGCGGGCGATTAAAATCGCGGCTAGAGGCTCCGCCGCCAAGTCCGCCTACAGGGACTCCCCCCGCCTGCATCGGCGCGGCGGCTGCACCTAAGAGCAGCGCGCGCACTGGCGAAGCGTTGGCCGCCAAGATGGCGGCGCTACAAGTGCGTTGGCCGCCAGGGACGGCGGCGGTACAGGCGGTTGGCCGCCAAGATGGCGGCGCTACAAGTGCGTTGGCCGCCTGGAAGGCGGCGCTAGAAGTGGCCTGCCGATAACCGTTGAGGGAAAACCGCTGGACATGGGCCACGCGGTGTGTTATAGTGAGGGCGTTATGAACAGTCAGGTGATGAAAGGTTTCTGCGTGATGACACGCATTCGGCAGGTCTGAGCGAAGCCCATCCTGGGGCTATTGCTTGAGCGCGCGTGGTCTGCGTTTCTTGAGTGAACGTGGATGCGGCGCGCTGCCTGCCGCGCCGTCTTTTTAAGATCGGGCTTCGCACCAAGTCGCATGAGCTGGTTGGCTCTGCGGCTTTTTTGTGTCTGCTGGCTGCCTGTATCTTGAAAGGATGGTGTGCTGATGTCATCAACGTGCCGAGAAGGTGTCTTTTACGCGCAGCATTTTCTGAAGGATGCGCGCCTGGTTGCGGCGCTGCTGAATCGCTGCGCGGTGGGGCGTGACGATGTGGTGTATGAGATTGGGCCAGGCAAGGGGATTATTACCGAGCAGCTTGCTTTGCGCTGCAAGCGGGTGGTGGCGATTGAGAAAGATTCGCGCCTGGCGGCGCTGCTGCTTGAGCGGTTCGCGGATAGGCCGCAGGTGACGATCCACGCGGGTGATTTTCTGGAGTATCGTTTGCCGCGCCAGCCGTATAAGGTGGTGGCGAATATTCCGTTCAATATTACGGCGGCGATTGTGGCGAGGCTGACGGGGGATCACGCACCGGAGGATGCGTACCTGGCGATGCAGCAGGAGGCGGCGGCGATGTTCCTGGGGGAGCCGCGCGAGTCGCTGCGAACGCTGCTGCTGAAGCCCTGGTTTGAGGTGGAACTGGTGCATCGGTTCCGGCGGCAGGATTTTGTGCCGGAGCCGCAGGTGGATGTGGTGATGCTGCGGCTGCGCAAGCGGGGGCCGCCGCTGGTCTGCCAGAAGGAGCGGCAGGGCTTCCGCGATTTTGTGGTGTATGGTTTTACGAGACGGCAGCCGACGCTGGCCGATAGCTTGAAGGGGGTTTTTAGCGGGCTGCAATTGAGACATATCAAGAGGGCGGTGGGCTTTGATGATGCGGCGACGCCAACGATGCTGACGGTGGAGCAGTGGTTGGGGTTGTTCGCGTGTTTCCAGGAAGAGGCGAATGCGCAGGCGAGGCGTCTGATAGCGGGGAGCGAGCAGCGGCTTGTGCAGCAGCAGGGCAGGTTGCAGAAGAGGCGTCGAACACGCCTGCGCGTGTAAAACAAGGGGCAGGCGTGCGCGTGGGCGCGGCGGTGAGCCGCCGGGAAGGCGGCGGTACGAGTGGCGGTTGCTCGGGGGGCGTGCGCGCGGGCGCGGCGGTGAGCCGCCGGGACGGCGGCGGTACGAGTGGTGGTATTATTCCTCTGGTCCTATGCCGCTTGACAGGATGGGGGCAGGCAGGTATACTATGGTTGCTCGGAACAAGCGGGTCTTGTGATGAGTTGTGCTGGACGGCATGGCGCGGTGGCGAAGCAATCACCACCGCGTCATTCCCCCCAGACCTGGACGCGCCAGGAATGGGGCTGAGGGTATTCTATCACTGGATATTGTGCCTAGTTGGTAGTTCGCTCGACGGCCCCTTCCTGAAGCAAGGCTGGGCTGCCCCTTGTTGGATAGGGAAGCGCGCGTCATCCGCGCTTTCTCCGGCAAGGTTATGCCAGTCGCCGCGCCAGGAGGGGGCCGTTTCGGCATGTGACGGATTGTTGGCCGGATATGTCGAAAGGAGCGCCATCTATGGCGATATTCTCTGGTTTGCCCCCGTCCCCTCCGCCTCCCCCGCCCTCTGGTCGTTATGTCGGGTCGAATCCGCTGCGGCGGGAATACGGCCTGCGCTTGCTGACGTGCAATCTGCCTGAGCCGCTGCGCGCGGCGCTGGTGCGGGCGCTGCG is part of the Ktedonobacterales bacterium genome and encodes:
- a CDS encoding transposase, whose amino-acid sequence is MQLVEQHVIGKSDPRFAAIDAAAFKAKNLYNAANYLVRQAFIFERRYIGYAELFHLLKHHDAYTALPRKVSNDILRQLDKNWRAFFAACEAYREDPGTFTGRPKLPKYKDKTKGRFLLIYDRQAISRRALARGILAPSGLAIEVQTAHKAVKQARIVPRIGFSVVEIVYEQAEAAPSGNPALYAAVDLGVDTLAALTSNKGGFVPHLVNGRVLKSYNQFYNKRRAELQEALGYVGTTARMERLTTKRTRRINHYLHAASKTIISLLVSEGIGTLVIGKNLLWKQEIELGRVNNQHFVQIPHARFIKMLRYKAELVGIAVKVQEESYTSKASFLDLDPLPVYDPKQENNHVFSGKRVERGLYRAKNGRRIHADVNGSYNIGRKAFPNSFGQGIEAVRAVRPVGLPISTVVQPCALDRAAILPTRA
- a CDS encoding threonine/serine dehydratase; translation: MNAPTALPLEEIRAARGRIASAVIRTPLVRLNVEDAEIYLKLENLQPIGSFKLRGASNALLLASREELAGGVWTASAGNMAQGVAWQARRMGLACSIVVPDHAPEAKLEAIRRLGGRIIKVPFAEWFEVLRTRRFAGMNGLFVHPVSDAGVMAGNGTIGLEILEDMPDVDAVLVPFGGGGLSSGIASALRALRPQTRVYACEAEPSAALAAALAAGGPKKIEYQASFVDGIGSPFVLEEMWPLVSRLLDGSLVATLEEIAGAVKLLAERNHVIAEGAGAVSVAAALAGKAGEGKVVCVVSGGNIDTAKLVKILQGAMP
- a CDS encoding PQQ-binding-like beta-propeller repeat protein, which gives rise to MFSSARHIFLPFCALALFVSALAGCSPQAAGVGDAGQASDRGYALTRCTGQQAVPTRTGTPPASQPAVYAGSVGGKLYAFSPDTGAVRWCNRIMVTGTFPCPRSCPPPPVAVIGTPLGAQGVVFVCVSGYGGYTYAFNARDGSLRWLRKTDCEVVSIPFVDYALPIEADGVLYTGAYALDAQDGKMLWRLPMEESFGAVVNGVIYAYSQGAVYAFDAKDRSLRWSYTLDDTIGNVPTVADGSVYVGDINGNGPSGMTPGLPDTYALDAATGALRWRYESGMVGGSAVVANGVVYISGFPCALYALDAARGKLRWRYQADTCSSSTPIVINGVVYFTADGAYAFDASDGTVRWHTGLGANQGNRFTSPTVMNGALYLGKIDGSGYSTLYALDASTGAELWHEEGINQLSPSQAGD
- the erm gene encoding 23S ribosomal RNA methyltransferase Erm, whose amino-acid sequence is MSSTCREGVFYAQHFLKDARLVAALLNRCAVGRDDVVYEIGPGKGIITEQLALRCKRVVAIEKDSRLAALLLERFADRPQVTIHAGDFLEYRLPRQPYKVVANIPFNITAAIVARLTGDHAPEDAYLAMQQEAAAMFLGEPRESLRTLLLKPWFEVELVHRFRRQDFVPEPQVDVVMLRLRKRGPPLVCQKERQGFRDFVVYGFTRRQPTLADSLKGVFSGLQLRHIKRAVGFDDAATPTMLTVEQWLGLFACFQEEANAQARRLIAGSEQRLVQQQGRLQKRRRTRLRV